A stretch of DNA from Camelus ferus isolate YT-003-E chromosome 18, BCGSAC_Cfer_1.0, whole genome shotgun sequence:
TGGAGACCCAGAGCCCCAGGTCTGCGCACACCACCGGAACCCGCTCAGCCTCTTCTGTGAGAAGGACCAGGAGCTCATCTGTGGCCTGTGCGGCCTGCTGGGCTCCCACCAGCATCATCGGGTCACACCTGTGTCCACTGTCTACAGCCGCATGAAGGTGGGCAGCAAGGCTGCTGGGGAGCGGAGAGCCAGGCCGCCCCTGGGGACTCCGAGCCCGGTCCTGCATTCCCAGCACCTCTGCCCTGGAGCAGAACTCACAGACTTTTAGCACACTTTTCGAGCAGCTGCCCAGGTGCAGGGATTACGGTGGAGGAAGGCAAATTGCAGTGCAATGAAGTGGAGTCCAGTTTTATTAGCAGAGAAGGAGCCATGTGGGAGCTTGTCATTTCTGGCTATAGGCTGGGGAGGTCTTGGGTCCCGGTTTTGGATGTGGGTTTTTGTGATCTCCAGGTTCCTCTCTGTGGTGCaaccaaattaattttctttatcagaTCTCTTTCATGCAGTCCTGTTTTATCGATTGAGATCTTGAgatagtttatttatttgcataGTTCTGTTCCCACTCACTGTGGCCAAGTTGATGAGAAAGAACCAGTCCCCTCTTTCTTTGCCTCAGGAGCATTTACCACTGGGATGCCCTTCCCAGGCTGCTATGAGATGCCAGAGAGCAGGGACTCTGTGTCCATGATTCTCCCGttgctttgtttttatctcaGCTCCCTCTCTGAAAGGCTTTTGCATCTGACTTCTGCTTGGGCACTACCTACACCAAGATTCTGTACCCTCCATGGGCACAAACCTGCAGGGCTCCCATCATGGTGCGGCCAGATGATGATCTTGGTGGTTCTGGTTGGACCCCTAAGGCCAGGTCACATGGGAGCCAGGGCAGCCCAGGAGAAGTGAGTTTACTTCAGCCTGGGAGGCCCTAAGTCGCCCAAGGCTTCTGGGGATGGATTGAGGTCTTTATAAGGAGTAGGGGGTCACCAGGTGTAACCTGGGCCACTGCATGTCCCATTGGCCTCAGTTGGGGCCAGCCTTTTTCGTGATGACTATTGGTCAGATGCCCACTAATTCTGGACCTGCTGGTGACCAAAAAGTTCACCTGGTGGCTACCCTCCAGGCAGCATTCCATGCAGGGAGTGTTGACTTCAGATTGGTAGCTGCCCCTATTGGATGGTGTGTGGTGACTTCCGGGTGGCTGTAACAACTTTCAGCAGCTCTGTCCACGTCATAGAGGGATAACGTAGAGGTTCTCTTCTGTCTGGGCAGTTCCTGCCATCAGTGTGGAATATTCTTGAATAGTCCTACCTATTTGAGGGTCAGGGGTATCTGGGGCTCTCCCTGGTTCCACAGGGAATGCTCCCAGGAAGGGCaaggcccagggctgcccctaGAAGCTGAGAGGGAGAGGGGTTGGCGGCTCGTGGGGTCATGGTACATCGCTTGCAGGAGGAGCTGGCAGCCCTCATCTCCGACCTGAAGCAGGAGCAGAAGAAGGTGGATGAGCAGATCGCCAAACTGGTGAACAACAGGACCCGGATTGTTGTGAGTGCCCTCCCCTTCCATCCCTGTGCCCTTCCCGGGACCCGTTCCTGCAGATCCCACTTCTAATTTGTCCCTTACAGAAGTCCATGTCTTCCATATAAAGCCAGAATTCAAAGCAttccagggcagggtggggaaagTGCAAAGGCTCTTAGGGGAATTCTGCACAGTTGTCAGGACTGTCTCCAAGTTGGCTTATGTCCTCCATGTCCTTGGGAGTGAGATAACCCAGAACCCAGTCCTGGAGGCAAACAGCTCAGCAGTGGGCATGACCGCCCACTCCTGCCACCTGTATCTGCTTGCCCTTGACAGCTTGTGCGGTGCCCTGCTGGGACCTTGGAGCACAGGCATGGAAAGGCCTGAGCCCTCGGTGGCTGTCTCCTTTTCCTAGCTGAGGGGCGCattggggcagggagggtgtggaGTCTGGGCGCTGCAGGCTGTCGTGAAACAGGAGCAGGAGACCAGCAAGACCCATGTCCCTTGAAAGTCAACTCAGTTTATCTTCCTTGCCCTGGAGATGGGGGCAGCAGTACCCCGTCTAAGGGAGGCAGAACTCAGGGTCACACAGGGAATCCTGGTTATCTCACTGCAAAGCCTGCTCTCTGGGATCTTTCAGCCCGTTTCTCAGTTGCGGAACCCTGTGATAGCGCAAAATCTCTTGTTCGCACTTAGTGGTCAAAACAGGCAAAAGCAGGGCCGTTGTGTTTGAGCTGTGCCCCGCCTCTCGGCTGCCACTGCTGACCTCCCCCATGGCCACACCTGGGACCCCCAGGCAGCATGTGAGCACCCTGGCAGGAGTCAGCCTGGGAGTCGGGTACCAGGACCAGCACCATTGGGAAGGCTCAGCAAGGCCTAAGcggccaggctctggggacacagctcCCGCTTTGACCAGCCCCCTCCTGTCCCAGAATGAATCTGACGTCTTCAGCTGGGTGATCCGCCGTGAGTTCCAGGAGCTGCACCACCTGGTGGATGAGGAGAAGGCCCGCTgcctggagggggtggagggcCACACGCGCGGCCTCGTGGCCTCCCTGGACATGCAGCTGGAGCAGGCCCGGGGTGCTCGGGAGCGGCTGGTCCAGGCTGAGGGTGTGCTGGAGCAGCTCGGTAACGAGAGTCACCACGAGTTCATCCGGGTGAGAGGACGAGGGAGTGTCCCCCACGCCCCAAGGGCCTCCCCCTTCCTAACGGCTTCCGTGTAGCCTCCTCCATGCCCTAACCCACCTCCTTCTTGTCTTCCAGAAGTACCACTCCATGGCCTCCAGGTAATCACCTCAGAAGGAGTCCTCAGCGAGGGTCTGGTGGCTGCGGGCCTGGGCATCTCACGTCCACTAGATCCTCCCTTCAGTTTTCATGGGGCCTTGGGAGCAGCTGCCCACCTCCAGCTCTGTACTGACCACAGGGAAAGTCACGTCCCTGCCTTCAGGGGTCGCCAAGCCTcatgggaggtggtggtggttacatCACCCTGTGTACCTAGAACAGTAGAAGTTTGCACAAGCTACAGAATTaacaaggaggaggaggtgatgaGGGGAGATGGGCAGAGTGCTCAGGTTGGGTGGGTGAGAGGGCAAAGGACAGGAGGTGGCAGGCAGGCAGAGTCATGTGAAAGGGTGAAGTGCGTTGAGCTTGCAGCGTTATGAGAAGTTCAGTGTTGCAGTTGTAACAGGGCAGaagtggagaggagagggtgaTGGTGGGTAACGGAACAGGCCACGGCTTATAGAAAGGTGTTGGATCCACTTTCCAGTCCCAACAAATGAACCACCCGTACTGAGCCTTCCTCAGCCCTGTTTATGAGCGTCTGCTTGTTTTCTCAAATTTCCCTTTGTCCTAAGGACTGTTTGGTCAGGAGCATTGGCTTAACTGAGTGGACAGGGGATCTGACTGGCTGAGTTTGGTTTCCACTCCAGCtggagctgggggcctgggtcCCTGGATACAGAGAAGTGGTCCTCAAGTGGTGTgaatcagaaccacctggagggcTCACTAAACCGCAGCTCACTGGGCCCCAGTAATCAgctctgattcagcaggtcttgGGTGGGACCCaagagaatttgtatttctaaaagcccccaggtgatgctgctggcCCCAGACCTGCACCTTGAGAGCTACTGATGTGGAGGGTTTGCCATCCAGGAGGAAGCCGGGCCTCTAAGAGGAGGGTGGCGGGGAGGACGTGGTGGGCATCTTGAGTGCACGGGCTTCTGAGCTGTGGGCTGGCGTCCGGGTGAAGGGCTGGGGTGCACGGTGAGCGGGTCTGCCATCCCTGTGCACCACTGCCCGCAGAGCAGAGCTCCAGCAGGCCCGGCCCTTGGAAGGTGCGTTCAGCCCCATCTCCTTCAAACCAGGCCTGCACCAGGCTGACATCAAGCTGACTGTGTGGAAAAGGCTCTTCCGAAAGGTTCTGCCAGGTGAGGcccctgacccccccccccccccgccaactCAACCCATCATCCTTCCTGGGCGCTACGCTGTGTGAGGTGCAGGGTAACAGAAGGCAGGCCGGCCCGGCTAGAGCTGAGGGCGAGGGATAGGCTTCCCCCAGCAGTGTGGGCTCCAGCTCAGCTCCATCTCTTACTAACTGGTGACTGAATGAGTTGTGTAATTTCTGAGCCCACCCTGCTGGGTTGTATAGCTTCTAAACATCCGTGTGTAGTTCAGTGCCTAATAATGGTAGTTGTGGCTCTACCAAAAAATAACTCAGACATTTAATTAACTCCTGCATTACGAGCACAGAAGAAATCATCAATAGACTGATTTCAtccaacaaagacaaaaacagggTTTAtacaggagaaaaggagaaaggggagggaaaaactACAGATAATCTCTGAGTTGTTTGCACATTTGGGGCGTAACTGATTAGCTGGCAGCGAGCAGAGAGGTCAGTTGGGATAGTTTGTCCTTGAGCAGGCTGCTAGGGGATCCAAGAAGGCAGCTACAGTTGTTACAGATTCTCCAGAAAACCTGGGGTGTGACGCTGTGGAGCACAGTGACAGGCGGTCTTCCAGGTCCTTCCATCAGCACCTTGGCCTTAGGCAGGCTGCCCGCACCGTTTCCCTTACCAGAATGCCTCAGCTCACAGCTGCCCCTTTTTTCCATTCTTCGGgtatcattcactcattcagcaaacaccCTTAGGGTTACCTGCTCCGGGCCCAGCCCCTTCTAGCCCGTGTAGGTACAGGGATGAGGCTAAGGCAGGTCCTCCCCGCAGGAGCTCAGGGCCTCCAGTCGGCCTCCCTTGGGGCAGAGTCTGCTGCCTCCTGTGTGGCTTGAAACTACATCTTCTCTGATCTTTCCCAGCCCCGGAGTCCCTCAAGCTGGACCCTGCCACGGCCCACCCGCTCCTGGAGCTCTCCAAGGGCAACACGGTGGTGCAGTGCGGGCTCCTGGCCCAGCGGCGCGCCAGCCAGCCTGAGCGCTTCGACTATAGTACGTGCGTCTTGGCCAGCAGGGGCTTCTCCTGCGGCCGCCACTactgggaggtggtggtgggcagCAAGAGCGACTGGCGCCTGGGGGTCATCAAGGGCACGGCCAGTCGCAAGGGCAAGGTGAGCAAGTCCCCGGAGCACGGCGTGTGGCTCATCGGCTTGAAGGAGGGCCGGGGGTACGAAGCCTTTGGCTGTCCGCGGGTGCCCCTGCCCGTGGCCGGCCACCCCCATCGCATCGGCGTCTACTTGCACTATGAGCAGGGGGAGCTCACCTTCTTTGACGCCGACCGCCCTGATGACCTGCGGCCTCTCTACACATTCCAGGCCGACTTCCAGGGCAAGCTCTACCCCATCCTGGACACGTGTTGGCACGAAAGGGGCAGCAACTCCCTGCCCATGGTGCTGCCCCCGCCCAGCGGGCCTGGTCACCTCAGCCCCCCGCAGCCCACCAAGCTGTAGGGATGCCAGTGGGGCTGCTTTCCCAGCGGGCGCAGTGCCATGAGGGGTCCTGCTGGCCCTAGTGAGCAGAGGTGATGTCTTCATTGTTAGGGGAGGTCTTCATGCCTGGGGGTCCCTAGAAACACTTAAATGATAGGGACAAAAGGACCACGGTCCTATCTGCATTGGCCAGGGGCGTGTGTATCAACCTCTTTTCAGGCTATTAACCTGCTTATTAACTAGCAGAGCCAGGCCTTGGTGTCCATCGGTCAACCTGGGCTTCCCTCGGCCCCTCCTAACCATGAtctctgcttcctctttcccctGAGGGTGGCAACACCCCCTCACATAATTTTCCCCATCACTGTGACCTTTAAATAACTTCAAGGATAATAAATTTGATACTGTTTCTCCCTTTTCAAGTGATTTGCAGTTATGAACTGCTGTATATATACACTGCTTGATGCTCGGGTCTTTAAAAGCAGCTCCAGCCTCTGGTGGGGGCCACATCTCGCTTCCACCCCCTGCCCATCAGTTTGTGGTCAGTCATGTCAACCACTCTGTCAGAGACTGCTGTCGACTTCCCTTTCTGTTAGAGGAGGTGGAAATGACACTCCTTCAGAGCAGAGGCGAGTCGGGGCCAGACGGGGTGTGTGGTTGATCCCTGAAAGCTGCTGGGCACATAGGAGTGGGCCCAGAGCCATGTCTGTTCATGGTGAGCCTGCCCTTGGCCACGGCTGACAGTGGCCTCCTTAGACCAAGGCTGGGACAGCTGAATTCTCTCCCAAGAATCTGAAAGTCAGAGGAGAGAAAGTGGTTGGGGCTGAGTCATCTGAGGCTTGGTGCCCTGAGGTCTGTGGAGCTGCCTGAGAGCCTTCTGTGGGGAATGACTCTGCATGAATCCACGTCGGCCAGACAGACAAAGGCTTGCCCCATGGCCTATGAGCCATCCTCCAGgaacaggagaggagggagggttgTGAGGTGCCACCTTGGGGCCATCTTTACCGACCTCCTCATCCCCATGGGAGACTCATAGGACATTGCCTTCTGGGCTCTGATGAACCCTGAGGCTttctgccccacctccctcccagtaGGGCTGCAGCCTGTAAAACAACTTAGCTGTGTCTGGAACTGGCTCCTCAGCAATGGGATATCCCATCCCACAATTCAAGTTTCAGCCAAGAGCCCTCTGATTTCCACACCAACGTTTTTGGCGTGTGAAACGAGGACCACGTGGAGCTGCCACCTTTGGCTAATCTGCCTTCTGCCATCTATGTAGGTAACAAACTGAATCAAAAGCTGCTTGTTATCTCTTGACCAGCTGAATCTGTTGGGCATTGGCCTTGGTTGCTGTGTGCTTGACAACTTCCAGATCCAGTTTTTGGTTATGCAGCTCTTCCTTCAGTTCCATGACTCCATGCCCGCTCTCCACCTTCTCCACCTTGCTGTGTCCGGGGAGGCTGGCCCCATTGAAATACAAACTCCTTTGGCTTCCTGTTGGATtcagtggaggggagggactgGCAGGAGATCCCAAGGCAGGAGAGGGAGTTCGAGATACTGATTTTCCTGGTTTTCTGCCTGCTGGGCAATGGGTTGGCAGCTTCCCTCTGCAAAAGACTCCTGGCAGGTGGCCCTCTCCTTCTGTTactcttcctttgttcctttacGCCTAGTGGTAAACAGCACTGTTGCCAGCCCTGACTGTTGCACCATTTCCCATAGGTTCCCTTAActctgatctttctttttttttttttaatggaagtactggggactgaacccaggacctcatgcatgctaagcatgtgctctaccactgagctatttcccctCTCCAGCACCATTCTTTTACAAGTAGTCCCTTCTTTAAACTCTCAACTCCTCTCTTGTGTGCACCTTTCTGTCTCCAGCCAGATCCTGACAGAATCAGTGGCATACTTGTGCACCCATTTAATAAGTGCCCTCTTTTGTAGGCTAACCAGAGTTAGTGTTTGTGCTTTCATCCAAAAGATCTTAACTGATACACATCCAATatgcagaaggcagaggaaagggcaGTTAATTCTTCATGTGGAGTTGGCATTTCAGCTGAAAGAAGTGGAGGACAGGCAGAGGAGAAGAGCCTTCAGGGATCTAGGTCCACAAAGGAATGGGGCAGCTGGAGCTGGTCTCAGAGAtgaggcaggggcggggctggtctggggtggggggtcatCGATGCTACTTTAGTGTATGTTAACTTTGTTCTGTTAATGACAGTGTGCGAGTGGGTGAGTCTGCCTGGGGAGAAAATACCAGACTGATGGAAAGGAGTTGAGAAGATGGAACACCAGAACCTAAGGGAACAGCTTAGATATGGTTGCCAAGGAAACTTAGAAATGATCAGAGAGATGGGAGGGCATGCTAGCAGAGGAGGTCATTGAAGCCAAAGTTTTTCAAGAAGACAAGTTCAGCAGTGCCATGAACCCCAGATTCAGCAGGAAAGGACTGAGGAGTATTTGGAGATTCTTCATAGTTTTAGAGGGAGCCATCTCAGTGCAGTGGGGTGAAGACAGGCTGCAGGAAGTTAAATAACAGCATGTGATGGAAGAAGTAAAGGCAAGAATTGCTGGTTCTCCCTTTAAAAAGTTTGATagtgaagggaaaaagagaactgGGTCATGAGTTTGAAAATGGGATTAAGAGAAGTCATTTTAGGACAGAggcagtgctgtccagtagaagTATTTGAGCATAACGTAGGTTTAAGTTTTCTAagggtgacattttaaaaataaaaagatacaggtCACCTAGCACTAACATCTTGGTTTCTTTATACCATTCtacaataaaaggaatgaaagctTCTTGGGGAAATGGCTGGTTCTAGGGCTCAAgcaggaaatacacaagatgGGCTTTGAGAATCTTCTAGtgccagaaagcaaagaaatgctcaaaaacaaacatgaaaaaaacaaacagaaacccaaAACCCTGGAGTAAAGGAGGCCTGTGAAAGGGATATAGGAGCCAACTGAAAGCACTTCCAGTGGCCAAAACAGGAACAGtttgagcaacaaaatattttggattacaacccaaagtataaaataaacatccatgagtccatactgatataaatgattgaataactaaatggggaagaagaaataaatctgtgCAAAGGAATTCCAAATAACTTATGTAGCTGCTCTGCCCTCAAGGCAGTGCTGTTAGCAGTACAGAGAATATACAGGTTGGAATATTCTAGTCCATGGGGGTCTGTCTACTTGAATAGTTGAGATACACATGtagtgggttttttcttttttctttctctttccctcccatcAACCCATCATGCATCAGTAACCACATGggttctggggacacagacaccaCCCAATTCCTGTCCTCTCGAGG
This window harbors:
- the TRIM50 gene encoding E3 ubiquitin-protein ligase TRIM50 isoform X1; the encoded protein is MAWQVSVLELEDRLQCPVCLEVFKEPLMLQCGHSYCKRCLLSLSRHLDSELRCPVCRQEVDGSSSPPNVSLARVIEALQLPGDPEPQVCAHHRNPLSLFCEKDQELICGLCGLLGSHQHHRVTPVSTVYSRMKEELAALISDLKQEQKKVDEQIAKLVNNRTRIVNESDVFSWVIRREFQELHHLVDEEKARCLEGVEGHTRGLVASLDMQLEQARGARERLVQAEGVLEQLGNESHHEFIRKYHSMASRAELQQARPLEGAFSPISFKPGLHQADIKLTVWKRLFRKVLPAPESLKLDPATAHPLLELSKGNTVVQCGLLAQRRASQPERFDYSTCVLASRGFSCGRHYWEVVVGSKSDWRLGVIKGTASRKGKVSKSPEHGVWLIGLKEGRGYEAFGCPRVPLPVAGHPHRIGVYLHYEQGELTFFDADRPDDLRPLYTFQADFQGKLYPILDTCWHERGSNSLPMVLPPPSGPGHLSPPQPTKL
- the TRIM50 gene encoding E3 ubiquitin-protein ligase TRIM50 isoform X2; translated protein: MAWQVSVLELEDRLQCPVCLEVFKEPLMLQCGHSYCKRCLLSLSRHLDSELRCPVCRQEVDGSSSPPNVSLARVIEALQLPGDPEPQVCAHHRNPLSLFCEKDQELICGLCGLLGSHQHHRVTPVSTVYSRMKEELAALISDLKQEQKKVDEQIAKLVNNRTRIVNESDVFSWVIRREFQELHHLVDEEKARCLEGVEGHTRGLVASLDMQLEQARGARERLVQAEGVLEQLGNESHHEFIRYHSMASRAELQQARPLEGAFSPISFKPGLHQADIKLTVWKRLFRKVLPAPESLKLDPATAHPLLELSKGNTVVQCGLLAQRRASQPERFDYSTCVLASRGFSCGRHYWEVVVGSKSDWRLGVIKGTASRKGKVSKSPEHGVWLIGLKEGRGYEAFGCPRVPLPVAGHPHRIGVYLHYEQGELTFFDADRPDDLRPLYTFQADFQGKLYPILDTCWHERGSNSLPMVLPPPSGPGHLSPPQPTKL
- the TRIM50 gene encoding E3 ubiquitin-protein ligase TRIM50 isoform X3, yielding MAWQEVDGSSSPPNVSLARVIEALQLPGDPEPQVCAHHRNPLSLFCEKDQELICGLCGLLGSHQHHRVTPVSTVYSRMKEELAALISDLKQEQKKVDEQIAKLVNNRTRIVNESDVFSWVIRREFQELHHLVDEEKARCLEGVEGHTRGLVASLDMQLEQARGARERLVQAEGVLEQLGNESHHEFIRKYHSMASRAELQQARPLEGAFSPISFKPGLHQADIKLTVWKRLFRKVLPAPESLKLDPATAHPLLELSKGNTVVQCGLLAQRRASQPERFDYSTCVLASRGFSCGRHYWEVVVGSKSDWRLGVIKGTASRKGKVSKSPEHGVWLIGLKEGRGYEAFGCPRVPLPVAGHPHRIGVYLHYEQGELTFFDADRPDDLRPLYTFQADFQGKLYPILDTCWHERGSNSLPMVLPPPSGPGHLSPPQPTKL